From a single Alloactinosynnema sp. L-07 genomic region:
- a CDS encoding EAL domain-containing protein — MDLAELAERWAGALNQDSGVRVRVGRELIGSVERLVEVLGAEPFDSHAAAEVGALVVEAGLVEPSDLDATTTVLVQGLSRVVGLDGRVESVLAAFAAGVRLAAAEHALATSEEQSRLLFSLAAVGVLVTDLDGTVIQANGAALAILGRKANGMPGTPLADLLHPLDRETVLAGYAELLDSDEEWGRPRERTRLIRADGDLAWVHLAVLVQRDRAGRPDAVVTLAQDVSHLHLLEHRLGYQGTHDPLTGLANRHAFIGKLEEALGGTASASVLHLNLDAFSVINHGLGWTVGDALLRAVAAKLNSVVGDAACVARFGADEFAVLLRRGRDVAALAQRINVELAEPTYVDGHGVAASATIAVARDVEPGADPVELLCATAITLRALKSGGRGQWGLVDPVADQARRAQLRLAASVPGAWGSGQIQVCYRPIIALADNRTVAIQASLRWRHPEVGLLDHRACLRAIADTGFGPRIGRWLLEEGAQQVAGHDAVRLYLELTKEEAVDPDLVASVRGALDEAGLAPSRLDLGFPVPALHAPDRPAEDNLEVLAGLGVGIILYGYGAASRDLTYLDSMPLRAVRLVGSVATWVSENAKSGLPGVLAARGLVPLVRSSGLSMIVGGLKTAREAAWWAEVGVDLGEGPLFGEPTTLDEITRR, encoded by the coding sequence GTGGATCTAGCTGAGCTGGCGGAGCGGTGGGCGGGGGCACTCAACCAGGATTCGGGGGTACGGGTCCGCGTCGGGCGTGAGCTGATCGGATCCGTGGAGCGACTCGTCGAGGTGCTTGGCGCCGAGCCGTTCGATTCGCACGCGGCCGCTGAGGTCGGTGCGCTGGTGGTTGAGGCGGGCTTGGTCGAGCCGAGCGATCTCGACGCCACCACGACTGTGTTGGTCCAGGGACTTTCCCGCGTCGTCGGGTTGGACGGGCGGGTCGAGTCGGTTCTGGCGGCGTTCGCGGCCGGGGTTCGGTTGGCCGCGGCGGAACACGCGTTGGCGACGAGTGAGGAGCAGTCGCGGCTGCTGTTCAGCCTCGCCGCGGTTGGGGTGTTGGTGACCGATCTCGACGGCACGGTGATCCAGGCGAACGGCGCGGCGCTGGCGATCCTGGGGCGCAAGGCGAATGGGATGCCGGGTACGCCGCTGGCCGATCTGCTGCACCCGCTGGACCGGGAGACAGTGCTGGCGGGCTACGCCGAACTGCTCGACTCGGATGAGGAATGGGGGCGGCCGAGGGAACGCACGCGGCTGATCCGGGCCGACGGGGACCTGGCCTGGGTGCACCTGGCGGTGCTGGTCCAGCGGGACCGGGCCGGGCGGCCGGACGCGGTGGTGACCCTGGCGCAGGACGTGTCGCACCTGCACCTGCTCGAACACCGGCTGGGCTACCAGGGCACCCACGACCCGCTCACCGGGCTGGCCAACCGGCACGCGTTCATCGGCAAGCTGGAGGAGGCCCTCGGCGGCACGGCGTCCGCCTCGGTGCTGCACCTCAACCTCGACGCGTTCTCGGTGATCAACCACGGGCTTGGCTGGACCGTAGGCGACGCGCTGTTACGCGCGGTCGCGGCCAAGCTGAACTCGGTGGTGGGCGACGCGGCGTGTGTGGCGCGGTTCGGCGCCGACGAGTTCGCGGTGTTGTTGCGGCGTGGGCGCGACGTCGCGGCGCTGGCGCAGCGGATCAACGTCGAGCTCGCCGAACCGACCTATGTGGACGGTCATGGGGTCGCGGCGTCGGCGACCATCGCCGTGGCCCGCGATGTCGAGCCCGGCGCCGACCCCGTGGAACTGTTATGCGCGACCGCGATCACGCTGCGCGCGTTGAAGTCCGGTGGTCGCGGTCAGTGGGGCCTGGTCGACCCGGTAGCCGATCAGGCCAGACGCGCCCAGCTGCGGCTCGCGGCCTCGGTGCCCGGCGCGTGGGGGAGCGGGCAGATCCAGGTGTGCTACCGGCCGATCATCGCCTTGGCCGACAACCGGACCGTCGCCATCCAGGCGTCGCTGCGGTGGCGGCATCCCGAAGTGGGCCTGCTCGACCACCGCGCGTGTCTGCGGGCCATCGCCGACACCGGGTTCGGCCCGCGGATCGGCCGCTGGCTGCTCGAAGAGGGCGCCCAGCAGGTCGCCGGTCACGACGCGGTACGGCTGTACCTGGAGCTGACCAAGGAAGAGGCGGTCGACCCCGATCTCGTCGCCTCGGTCCGCGGCGCGCTCGACGAGGCCGGGTTGGCGCCGTCGCGTCTGGATCTCGGGTTCCCGGTGCCTGCCCTGCACGCGCCGGACCGGCCCGCTGAGGACAACCTCGAAGTACTCGCGGGCCTCGGCGTGGGCATCATCCTCTACGGCTATGGCGCCGCGAGCCGCGATCTGACCTATTTGGACTCTATGCCGCTGCGCGCGGTGCGACTGGTCGGATCGGTGGCGACCTGGGTGTCGGAGAACGCCAAGTCCGGCCTGCCCGGGGTGCTGGCCGCCCGAGGGCTGGTGCCGCTCGTGCGCTCGTCCGGTCTGTCGATGATCGTCGGCGGGCTTAAGACGGCTCGGGAGGCGGCCTGGTGGGCCGAGGTCGGGGTGGACCTCGGCGAAGGCCCGCTGTTCGGTGAACCAACGACGCTGGACGAGATCACCCGCAGGTGA
- a CDS encoding GlxA family transcriptional regulator: protein MRSIALAVVAGVPLYELAAPSDVFGVNRHWLADPWYDFTVCTPDRDRLSAWYPPGSVRGLDDLAAADTVVVPAVPDVDSAPPADLVDAVRAAHAAGARVVSLCTGAFVLAAAGLLDDKRATTHWIHAPVLAARHPAVQVDPSVLYIDNGTILTSAGKAAAMDLCLHIVRTDYGVAVANALARVLIVPPHRSGGQAQFIANPVPEERGHPLSDLFAWLLANLDQPLTVADMARRIHLSARSLTRHFAAVTGTSPLQWVLTQRIHRAQELLETTADGVDAIATRTGMGTATTMRRHFHRAVGVSPDTYRRTFGTAKPVP, encoded by the coding sequence ATGAGATCGATCGCGCTGGCCGTCGTCGCCGGGGTGCCGCTGTACGAGCTGGCCGCCCCCAGCGATGTCTTCGGCGTCAATCGGCACTGGCTGGCCGACCCCTGGTACGACTTCACCGTGTGCACCCCCGACCGGGACCGCCTGTCGGCCTGGTACCCGCCGGGGAGCGTGCGCGGCTTGGACGATCTCGCCGCCGCCGACACCGTGGTCGTCCCCGCGGTCCCCGACGTCGACTCAGCCCCACCCGCCGACCTGGTCGACGCGGTCCGCGCCGCCCACGCCGCGGGAGCGCGCGTGGTCTCCCTGTGCACGGGCGCGTTCGTCCTGGCCGCCGCGGGCCTGCTCGACGACAAGCGGGCCACCACCCACTGGATCCACGCGCCCGTCCTGGCCGCGCGCCACCCGGCGGTGCAGGTGGACCCGAGCGTGCTCTACATCGACAACGGCACGATCCTCACCTCCGCGGGCAAAGCCGCCGCGATGGACCTCTGCCTGCACATAGTCCGCACCGACTACGGCGTCGCGGTGGCGAACGCGCTGGCCCGCGTCCTGATCGTGCCGCCGCACCGTTCCGGCGGGCAGGCCCAGTTCATCGCCAACCCGGTGCCTGAGGAGCGCGGCCATCCGCTGTCGGACCTGTTCGCCTGGCTGCTCGCCAACCTCGACCAGCCGCTGACGGTCGCCGACATGGCCCGTCGGATCCACTTGAGCGCGCGCAGCCTCACTCGCCACTTCGCCGCTGTCACCGGCACCTCACCCCTGCAATGGGTGCTGACGCAGCGCATCCACCGTGCGCAGGAGCTCCTGGAGACCACGGCGGACGGTGTGGACGCCATCGCCACCCGCACCGGCATGGGCACGGCCACCACCATGCGCCGCCACTTCCACCGCGCGGTCGGCGTCTCGCCGGACACCTACCGGCGCACGTTCGGGACCGCCAAACCTGTTCCCTAG
- a CDS encoding trans-acting enoyl reductase family protein, whose protein sequence is MTSVTVYGASGHTGRFIVAELRERGLTPVLSGRDPNKLAALGGEVRPAALDDPATLDKALAGSAAVINAAGPFAATATPVVDAALRAGIPYLDVAAELEAVADAYGHHDRAVAAGVPVIPAMAFFGGLGDLLTTAALDDWTTPDRIDVAYWLSSWHPTGGTLASGQVSSQRRDGRRPVMVDGRLTLREDTATRTEWTFPPPIGRVPVQAEFTMADSIVVSRHLDVPVISTYMAANAVQDLAGATPPAPTDERGRSDQAFLIEIVVHQAGQERRITASGRDIYAISAPLVVEATERVLKSDRTGVLAPGSVFDARDFLGSIKDLTVL, encoded by the coding sequence ATGACATCAGTGACCGTTTACGGCGCCTCCGGACACACAGGACGCTTCATCGTCGCCGAGCTGCGCGAACGGGGTTTGACCCCGGTGCTGTCCGGCCGCGACCCGAACAAGCTCGCCGCACTCGGCGGCGAGGTCCGGCCCGCCGCGCTGGACGACCCGGCAACGCTGGACAAGGCGCTGGCCGGGTCGGCCGCGGTGATCAACGCGGCAGGCCCGTTCGCCGCCACAGCCACTCCCGTGGTGGACGCCGCGCTGCGGGCGGGCATCCCGTACCTCGACGTCGCCGCCGAACTCGAAGCCGTCGCCGACGCCTACGGCCACCACGACCGGGCCGTCGCGGCGGGCGTCCCGGTCATCCCCGCGATGGCGTTCTTCGGCGGCCTCGGCGACCTGCTGACCACCGCCGCCCTGGACGACTGGACCACGCCGGACCGGATCGACGTGGCCTACTGGCTCAGCAGCTGGCACCCCACCGGGGGCACCCTGGCCTCCGGCCAGGTGTCCAGCCAGCGCCGCGACGGCAGGCGTCCGGTCATGGTCGACGGCAGGCTGACCCTGCGCGAGGACACGGCCACCCGCACGGAGTGGACGTTCCCGCCGCCGATCGGCCGCGTGCCTGTGCAGGCGGAGTTCACGATGGCCGACTCGATCGTCGTCTCCCGACACCTTGACGTGCCGGTGATCAGCACCTACATGGCGGCCAACGCGGTCCAGGACCTGGCGGGCGCGACCCCACCGGCGCCCACCGACGAACGCGGCCGCTCGGACCAGGCGTTCCTGATCGAGATCGTCGTCCACCAGGCAGGCCAGGAACGCCGGATCACCGCATCGGGCCGCGACATCTACGCGATCAGCGCTCCCCTGGTGGTGGAGGCCACCGAGCGCGTCCTGAAGTCCGACCGCACCGGCGTCCTGGCCCCAGGATCGGTGTTCGACGCCCGCGACTTTCTCGGCTCGATCAAGGATCTGACGGTCTTGTGA